A window of the Nibribacter ruber genome harbors these coding sequences:
- a CDS encoding PorP/SprF family type IX secretion system membrane protein: MKKILILIMTMLATGNLWAQHRPQYSQYIFNQLVINPAYTGTKEQLTVNLFHRQQWAGLEGAPNTQTFSIDGLTKNKRLGLGFHATRDEIHAQNRKNFTVDASVKLPVSADGVISVGLGAGVSHYAVDPSKYNVDVSGDPTLINQKETTFSPDLNIGVFYHTERFYAGVSITDLLGIDEDINYDPERHYFFTAGYVADLGDNIKFKPSFLLKDNFDGPSNVDFNFFFLFKERIWLGASYRTGINIFKSDFEGKGLNHRDAVVAMTDIYITPRFRVGYAYDYTLHNTLNDLATHEISVGYTFLRNQPTKMVTPRYF, translated from the coding sequence ATGAAAAAAATTCTAATACTGATCATGACGATGCTGGCCACAGGAAACCTGTGGGCCCAGCACCGTCCCCAGTACTCACAATACATATTTAACCAGTTGGTCATCAACCCGGCGTACACCGGTACCAAAGAGCAGCTCACGGTTAACCTCTTCCACCGGCAACAGTGGGCCGGTTTGGAGGGAGCACCCAATACGCAGACGTTCAGCATTGACGGCTTAACTAAGAATAAGCGCCTGGGTCTTGGTTTCCACGCCACTCGTGATGAAATCCATGCCCAGAACCGCAAGAACTTTACCGTAGACGCATCTGTGAAGCTTCCGGTGAGTGCAGACGGGGTAATCAGTGTGGGATTGGGAGCCGGGGTGTCACACTACGCAGTGGATCCTAGCAAATACAACGTAGACGTTTCTGGAGATCCAACCCTGATCAATCAGAAAGAGACCACCTTCAGCCCAGACTTGAACATTGGCGTTTTCTACCACACAGAACGCTTCTATGCCGGGGTGTCCATTACAGACTTGCTGGGCATTGACGAAGACATCAACTATGACCCAGAGCGCCATTATTTCTTTACGGCAGGGTACGTGGCAGACTTAGGTGACAACATCAAGTTCAAGCCCAGCTTCCTGCTCAAAGACAATTTTGACGGCCCGTCTAACGTGGACTTCAACTTCTTCTTCCTGTTCAAAGAGCGCATTTGGTTGGGAGCCTCTTACCGTACGGGTATCAACATCTTCAAAAGCGACTTTGAAGGAAAAGGGTTAAACCACAGAGATGCCGTGGTAGCCATGACGGATATCTATATCACGCCGCGTTTTAGAGTGGGATATGCTTATGACTACACCCTGCACAACACCTTGAATGACCTGGCCACCCATGAAATATCTGTTGGATACACGTTCCTGCGCAACCAGCCTACCAAGATGGTAACGCCACGTTATTTCTAA
- the gcvP gene encoding aminomethyl-transferring glycine dehydrogenase, which yields MIFKTKPADIFKERHNGPVKEQIQEMLQAIGADSLDQLIDETVPAAIRLKQPLNLPSALTERDFLRKFSKIAKQNKLYKSYIGLGYNDTILPPVIQRNILENPGWYTAYTPYQAEIAQGRLEALINYQTLVIELTGVEIANASLLDEATAAAEAMNMLYALRKGSRKNATRFFVSEQVLPQTLDVLITRATPLNIELIVGDHLDVNLEDDTIFGALVQYPAANGEVFDYTDFISQAHAQDMLVAVAADLMSLTLLKAPGEMGADVVVGSSQRFGVPMGYGGPHAGFFATKEEYKRSIPGRIIGVSVDAYGNKAYRMALQTREQHIRREKATSNICTAQVLLAVMAGMYAVYHGPRRLKYIGLNIHSLAQILEKGLERLGFEQINDNYFDTLQIRVESTELQSAIKQESETSEINFRYFADSHNVGISLNENTDLEDVKAILAVFSKVAGKPTAELEMTELPEQVDIQWPESLIRTSSYLQHEVFNKYHSESEILRYMKYLENKDFSLTHGMIPLGSCTMKLNATAEMIPVTWPEIGSLHPFAPADQAKGYAQIFKDLEAWLCEVTGFAAVSLQPNSGAQGEYAGLMVIRAYHEARGDHHRNISLIPSSAHGTNPASAVMAGMKVVIVKCDERGNIDVADLKAKAEQHKDDLSCLMVTYPSTHGVYEESILEICETIHNYGGRVYMDGANMNAQVGLTSPGNIGADVCHLNLHKTFCIPHGGGGPGVGPIGVVADLAPYLPGHAVVDLGRPEAINAVSAAPWGSASILPISYAYIAMMGGEGLTEATKIAILNANYIKARLEPHYPVLYVGTNGRCAHEMILDCRAFKKVGVEVEDIAKRLMDYGFHAPTVSFPVAGTLMVEPTESESKAELDRFCEAMIAIRAEITEVEEGKADQKVNVLKNAPHPAHIALAENWTMPYSREKAVYPVPYTRVAKFWPTVSRVDSAYGDRNLICSCAPVEAYNEQDQPMTAV from the coding sequence ATGATATTTAAGACCAAACCTGCAGACATTTTCAAAGAACGCCACAACGGACCTGTCAAAGAACAGATACAGGAAATGTTGCAAGCCATTGGCGCAGATTCTTTGGACCAGCTCATTGATGAGACCGTGCCTGCTGCCATTAGATTAAAACAACCGTTGAACTTGCCCTCTGCCTTAACGGAGCGCGACTTCTTGCGCAAGTTCTCTAAGATTGCCAAGCAGAACAAGCTGTACAAGTCTTACATTGGCTTGGGCTATAATGACACCATTTTGCCACCGGTCATCCAGCGGAACATTCTGGAGAACCCAGGCTGGTACACCGCTTACACGCCGTACCAAGCCGAGATTGCCCAAGGTCGTCTAGAAGCCTTGATCAACTACCAGACCCTGGTGATTGAACTGACCGGCGTAGAGATTGCCAACGCGTCTTTGCTGGATGAGGCTACCGCCGCTGCTGAGGCCATGAACATGCTGTACGCGCTACGCAAAGGCTCCAGAAAGAACGCCACCCGCTTCTTTGTCTCTGAGCAGGTATTGCCGCAGACCTTGGACGTGTTGATTACGCGTGCCACGCCTTTGAACATTGAACTGATTGTAGGCGATCACCTGGACGTGAACTTGGAGGATGACACCATCTTCGGGGCGCTGGTGCAGTACCCGGCCGCCAACGGTGAGGTGTTTGACTACACAGACTTCATCTCTCAGGCGCACGCCCAAGACATGCTGGTGGCCGTGGCCGCTGACTTGATGAGCTTGACCTTATTGAAAGCCCCCGGCGAAATGGGCGCTGACGTAGTGGTAGGTTCTTCGCAGCGTTTTGGCGTACCAATGGGCTATGGCGGACCGCACGCCGGTTTCTTCGCTACCAAAGAAGAATACAAGCGCTCCATCCCGGGCCGTATCATTGGGGTTTCTGTAGACGCCTATGGTAACAAAGCCTATCGTATGGCCTTGCAGACCCGTGAGCAGCACATTAGAAGAGAGAAAGCCACGTCTAACATCTGTACTGCGCAGGTATTATTGGCCGTGATGGCTGGTATGTACGCCGTGTACCATGGACCGCGTCGCTTGAAATACATTGGTCTGAACATCCACAGCCTAGCCCAGATCTTGGAGAAAGGTCTAGAGCGTCTGGGCTTTGAGCAAATCAATGACAACTATTTTGACACTCTTCAGATTAGAGTAGAGAGCACTGAGTTGCAATCTGCCATCAAGCAAGAGTCTGAGACTTCTGAGATCAACTTCCGTTACTTCGCAGACTCTCATAATGTAGGCATCTCCTTGAATGAAAACACTGACCTAGAGGATGTAAAAGCGATTTTGGCTGTTTTCTCAAAAGTAGCCGGAAAACCAACCGCTGAGTTGGAAATGACCGAATTGCCTGAGCAAGTGGACATCCAGTGGCCAGAGTCATTGATCAGAACGTCTTCTTACCTACAGCATGAAGTGTTCAACAAGTACCACTCAGAAAGCGAGATTCTTCGCTACATGAAGTACTTAGAAAACAAAGACTTCTCTTTGACGCACGGCATGATTCCGTTGGGTTCTTGCACCATGAAACTGAACGCCACCGCTGAGATGATTCCGGTGACCTGGCCAGAGATTGGTTCTTTGCACCCATTTGCCCCAGCAGACCAAGCGAAAGGCTACGCTCAAATCTTCAAAGACCTGGAAGCATGGCTATGCGAAGTGACTGGTTTTGCTGCTGTTTCTCTGCAACCTAACTCAGGTGCCCAAGGTGAGTACGCCGGTTTGATGGTGATTAGAGCATACCATGAGGCTAGAGGTGATCATCACCGTAACATCTCCCTAATTCCTTCATCAGCCCACGGCACCAATCCAGCTTCTGCGGTAATGGCCGGCATGAAAGTGGTAATTGTGAAGTGCGATGAGCGCGGTAACATTGACGTAGCCGACCTGAAAGCCAAAGCCGAGCAGCACAAAGACGACTTGTCTTGCCTAATGGTAACCTATCCTTCTACCCACGGCGTGTATGAGGAAAGCATCTTAGAAATCTGCGAAACCATCCATAATTACGGTGGCCGTGTGTACATGGACGGTGCCAACATGAACGCTCAGGTTGGCTTGACCTCGCCGGGCAACATCGGTGCGGACGTGTGCCACTTGAACCTGCACAAAACCTTCTGTATTCCTCACGGTGGTGGTGGACCAGGCGTTGGCCCAATTGGCGTAGTTGCTGACTTGGCTCCTTACTTGCCAGGTCACGCAGTGGTAGATTTGGGTAGACCAGAAGCCATCAATGCCGTTTCTGCCGCTCCTTGGGGTAGCGCCAGCATTCTGCCAATCTCTTACGCCTACATCGCCATGATGGGTGGTGAAGGTTTGACAGAAGCTACCAAGATTGCCATCCTGAATGCCAACTACATCAAAGCCCGCTTAGAGCCGCACTACCCTGTGTTGTACGTTGGTACCAACGGCCGTTGCGCCCACGAGATGATCTTAGACTGCCGCGCCTTCAAGAAAGTAGGCGTAGAGGTAGAAGACATTGCCAAGCGTTTGATGGACTACGGTTTCCATGCGCCAACGGTATCTTTCCCAGTGGCAGGCACCTTGATGGTAGAGCCCACAGAAAGCGAAAGCAAAGCCGAGCTGGATCGTTTCTGCGAAGCCATGATTGCCATCAGAGCAGAGATCACGGAGGTAGAAGAAGGCAAAGCCGACCAGAAAGTGAACGTGTTGAAAAACGCGCCTCACCCAGCCCACATTGCCCTAGCCGAGAACTGGACCATGCCGTACTCAAGAGAGAAAGCAGTGTACCCAGTGCCATACACCAGAGTTGCCAAGTTCTGGCCAACCGTGAGCCGCGTAGACAGCGCCTACGGTGACCGTAACTTGATTTGTAGCTGCGCTCCGGTAGAAGCTTACAATGAGCAAGACCAGCCAATGACGGCGGTGTAA
- a CDS encoding DUF4136 domain-containing protein yields the protein MNLPNSILKTMVGLAMSMLIVGFSGCAPSILVSSDYEKTTNFAQYRTWRWYQDQPVAKSDSTRRYSTFLDKRIKNAVEAEMNRRGFQLASGSQQPDMLLAYDVTIENMQRVRPDYVSIPTIGYGYWYGYRYAYTYNRLYNNTTVQEYQAGTIILDIVDAKSNELVWRGTGQTTGGEKSLTQEKVQAVVTQILAKYPPSRSNEGATANR from the coding sequence ATGAACTTACCAAACAGCATCCTAAAGACGATGGTGGGGTTGGCGATGAGCATGTTGATTGTAGGCTTTTCGGGCTGTGCTCCTTCCATCCTTGTTTCCTCTGATTATGAGAAGACCACCAACTTTGCGCAATACCGCACCTGGCGCTGGTACCAAGACCAACCTGTAGCCAAAAGTGACTCCACCCGCCGTTACAGCACGTTCCTAGACAAGCGCATTAAGAACGCAGTAGAAGCTGAGATGAATCGTAGAGGGTTCCAATTGGCTTCCGGAAGTCAACAACCAGACATGCTCTTGGCCTATGACGTGACCATTGAAAACATGCAACGCGTACGACCAGACTATGTGAGCATTCCTACCATCGGGTATGGGTATTGGTACGGTTACCGCTACGCCTATACCTACAACAGGCTCTACAACAATACTACCGTGCAAGAGTATCAGGCCGGTACCATCATCCTGGATATTGTAGACGCCAAAAGTAATGAGCTGGTTTGGCGCGGCACCGGGCAGACTACCGGCGGCGAAAAGTCTTTGACCCAGGAGAAAGTACAGGCCGTGGTTACCCAGATTCTGGCAAAATACCCGCCCAGCAGATCCAATGAAGGCGCTACCGCCAACCGTTAA
- a CDS encoding OmpA family protein — MINKYKSLSLALLLAGGLVVGGCNSTRKADLHYENFDYTLAIEEYKEAFASKDPNLQGAQRLADSYRLTGRTKEAEEWYAKVVAMPEADPINIYYFAEALRSNGKYFEAKTQYQNYAMKVPAQAAMANAKAQASDAALKLLEEPASAVVVNETAINSGNADFSPTVYENGIIFASDRGGPKSNDKDVDAGTYGWTGRPYLQMFYAERNQDSTWQLPTMASESLNSLYHDGPAVLDSSNSTIYFTRTHMVEMKNKNVNVDPTSWVKKPMTNDYVNRLEIFSATRSDSGGTATWSAPKAFPYNKVSEYSVGHPALSPDGKTLYFVSDKPGGQGETDIYYTELQPDGNWGQPVNAGNVINTVGKEMFPSFDRAGNFYFASDTHPGFGGLDVFRSKGSRTSWTKPENLKAPVNSPKDDFGMAFMQNAKNEPVGYLSSNRDSNNGTDDIYSFKLLSNAVLLVTTLERVALPSKRTTTQPLPDVRLRLAIKGSTDSTEAFSDPNGEYKYGVMKGNTYELVGDKFGFLKQSATVSIDTTSLSDTTRVTLIFDKSKANVAIALENIYYDLDKWNIRPDAALELDKLVRILQDNPSIKIELGSHTDAREGLGYNQLLSERRAQSAVEYLVSKGIPRNRLSWKGYGETRLRNGCADGVECTEEQHQMNRRTEFKIK; from the coding sequence ATGATCAATAAATACAAATCTTTATCACTGGCTCTTCTTCTGGCAGGTGGTTTGGTGGTGGGTGGCTGTAACTCTACCCGCAAAGCAGACCTGCATTATGAGAACTTTGATTATACCCTGGCCATTGAGGAGTACAAAGAAGCCTTTGCCTCAAAAGACCCCAACTTGCAGGGCGCCCAGCGCCTGGCAGACTCTTACCGCTTAACCGGCCGCACCAAAGAGGCCGAAGAGTGGTATGCCAAGGTAGTAGCCATGCCAGAGGCAGATCCTATCAACATCTACTACTTTGCAGAGGCGCTGCGCAGCAATGGCAAGTATTTTGAGGCCAAGACCCAGTACCAGAACTACGCCATGAAAGTGCCTGCCCAGGCAGCCATGGCCAATGCCAAGGCACAGGCCTCAGATGCAGCTCTTAAGCTTCTGGAAGAGCCAGCCTCTGCCGTGGTGGTCAATGAGACGGCCATCAACTCTGGCAATGCAGACTTCAGCCCGACGGTATATGAGAACGGCATCATCTTCGCCTCTGACCGTGGTGGCCCTAAGAGCAATGACAAAGACGTAGACGCCGGCACCTACGGCTGGACCGGCAGACCGTATCTGCAGATGTTCTACGCCGAGCGCAACCAGGACAGCACCTGGCAGCTGCCTACCATGGCCAGCGAGTCTTTGAACTCTCTATACCATGACGGCCCGGCGGTGTTGGACAGCTCCAATTCTACCATCTACTTCACCCGTACCCACATGGTGGAGATGAAGAACAAGAATGTGAACGTAGACCCTACCAGCTGGGTGAAAAAGCCCATGACCAATGACTACGTGAACCGTCTGGAGATTTTCTCTGCCACCCGCAGTGATAGTGGCGGCACGGCTACCTGGTCTGCGCCCAAGGCGTTCCCATACAACAAGGTGAGTGAGTATAGCGTGGGCCACCCGGCCTTGTCGCCAGACGGCAAAACCCTGTACTTTGTCTCTGACAAACCCGGCGGACAGGGCGAAACTGATATTTACTACACTGAACTGCAGCCAGACGGCAACTGGGGACAACCGGTAAATGCGGGCAACGTGATCAACACGGTGGGCAAAGAGATGTTCCCTTCTTTTGACAGAGCGGGCAACTTCTACTTCGCCTCAGACACGCACCCTGGCTTTGGAGGCCTGGACGTGTTCAGAAGCAAGGGCAGCCGTACTTCCTGGACCAAGCCAGAAAACCTGAAAGCACCAGTGAACTCTCCCAAAGACGATTTCGGGATGGCTTTCATGCAGAATGCCAAGAATGAGCCGGTGGGCTACCTGTCTTCTAACCGCGACAGCAACAACGGCACAGATGACATCTACAGCTTTAAGTTGTTGAGCAACGCCGTGTTGTTGGTGACTACCCTAGAAAGAGTGGCCCTGCCAAGCAAGCGCACCACCACTCAGCCATTGCCAGACGTACGTCTGAGACTGGCCATTAAAGGCAGTACAGACTCTACAGAGGCTTTCTCAGATCCTAACGGCGAATACAAGTACGGGGTCATGAAAGGCAACACGTATGAACTGGTGGGAGACAAGTTCGGCTTCTTAAAGCAATCGGCAACGGTCTCTATTGACACCACCAGCCTGTCTGACACTACCCGCGTGACGTTGATTTTTGACAAGAGCAAAGCCAACGTGGCCATTGCCCTGGAGAACATCTACTATGACCTGGACAAGTGGAACATCAGGCCAGATGCGGCGCTTGAGCTAGACAAATTGGTGCGTATCCTGCAAGACAACCCAAGCATCAAGATTGAGCTAGGTTCCCATACAGATGCCCGCGAAGGCTTAGGTTATAACCAATTGCTGTCTGAGCGTAGAGCCCAGTCGGCGGTGGAGTATTTGGTGAGCAAAGGCATTCCTAGAAACCGCCTTAGCTGGAAAGGCTACGGTGAGACCCGCCTGCGCAACGGCTGCGCCGATGGCGTGGAATGTACCGAAGAACAGCACCAGATGAACCGCCGCACCGAGTTTAAGATTAAATAG